One window of the Lacerta agilis isolate rLacAgi1 chromosome 17, rLacAgi1.pri, whole genome shotgun sequence genome contains the following:
- the LOC117039124 gene encoding immunoglobulin superfamily member 11-like, with the protein MPEPSIQDIQKASKAQGQWKGQFLSIPLTLLSLSLSVSGAVKVSVVADSIQVVQGGSALLPCSFRTTAPLNHLNIIWTIIPSADPNRPQQVLAYEQGEVVESISHYTGRVGFAFSPTKSATIILNDTRSSDSGRYQCSVMNPPDAATPNIGVIQLTVFVPPSRPRCSSEGDGEEGGSLQFSCTVDEGMPTPTFTWEKIPPDAQPLMMSYEDGKRALLTLQNLTTQASGLYRCTASNMLGSTSCVLELRVHVTSHGTTSLAVGISLMLTMGLVLMALFALVLWLHHQSVEKQRELEQDNARKKHRTDSFTLGRLIVVKSPSGANPAASPVTKPLWIFTSSTPNTTYAHREWRPEQGNLSQATLPGGPRQPWGRWRSNSFSEEQGSSSGSEEVKQPGSFPKPRGFLV; encoded by the exons atgcCAGAG CCTTCTATCCAAGACATTCAAAAAGCCAGCAAGGCCCAGGGGCAGTGGAAAGGTCAATTTCTGAGCATCCCCCtgaccctcctctctctctctctctcagtctcagGGGCTGTGAAGGTCTCCGTGGTGGCCGATAGCATCCAGGTTGTGCAGGGAGGGAGTGCCCTCTTGCCATGCTCTTTCCGCACCACAGCACCCTTGAACCACCTCAATATCATATGGACCATCATTCCATCTGCGGACCCCAACCGCCCTCAGCAG GTCCTTGCCTACGAgcaaggggaggtggtggagagcaTCTCCCACTACACAGGCCGGGTGGGCTTTGCTTTCTCGCCCACCAAGAGCGCCACCATCATCCTGAACGACACACGGAGCTCGGACAGCGGCAGGTACCAGTGCAGTGTGATGAACCCGCCAGATGCTGCCACGCCCAACATCGGAGTCATCCAGCTCACTGTGTTTG TGCCTCCCTCTCGTCCCAGGTGCTCCAGTGAGGGCGATGGTGAGGAGGGAGGAAGCCTCCAGTTCTCGTGCACCGTGGATGAAGGGATGCCCACCCCCACGTTCACCTGGGAGAAGATCCCACCGGATGCACAACCTCTGATGATGAGTTATGAAG ATGGCAAACGTGCCCTGCTGACCTTACAAAACCTGACAACGCAGGCCTCGGGCCTTTACCGCTGCACAGCCTCCAACATGCTGGGCTCCACTTCCTGCGTCCTGGAGCTGCGTGTTCACGTCA CCTCACATGGCACCACCTCCCTCGCAGTGGGGATCAGCCTCATGCTCACCATGGGCCTGGTGCTGATGGCGCTCTTTGCACTGGTGTTGTGGCTGCACCATCAGAGCgtggagaagcagagagagcTGGAACAGGACAATGCACGGAAAAAGCACAG AACAGACAGCTTCACGTTGGGGCGCCTGATTGTTGTCAAGAGTCCTTCTGGAGCCAACCCTGCGGCCAGCCCCGTCACCAAGCCCCTCTGGATCTTCACCAGCTCCACTCCCAACACCACCTACGCCCATCGTGAATGGAGGCCAGAGCAGGGGAACCTCAGCCAGGCTACACTTCCAGGTGGCCCACGACAACCCTGGGGGAGATGGAGAAGCAACAGCTTCTCTGAGGAGCAGGGGTCTTCGTCCGGAAGCGAGGAAGTGAAACAGCCAGGTTCTTTCCCCAAACCCAGAGGATTCCTGGTCTAG